A part of Flavobacteriaceae bacterium GSB9 genomic DNA contains:
- a CDS encoding P1 family peptidase produces the protein MKTRIPLLLVMLICTQLHSQKPRARDLGIPFVGSTGKFNAITDVEGVEVGYSTIISGEGENILGKGPIRTGVTAIFPRGKAKKFNPVYANWYSLNGNGEMTGTTWVTESGFLETPIMITNTNSVGEVRQAVLKWFVDTDWYNGESWWYTYPVVAETYDGFLNDIYGFHVKEEHVLEAIENSSSGKIAEGNVGGGTGMMCLGFKGGTGTASRVFKIKDSTYTVGAIVQSNFGAKRNLSIAGVPVGIELKDTLNYEYKSPPKSRRQEGDGSIIVIVATDVPLLPHQLKRVSQRIPLGVGIVGGRGSNGSGDIFLAFSTANEEAFNRNEMTTVQTMSNDLLMPVFEATVQAVEEAIINAMVAAETMIGINGNKAYAIPHNLLIETLKKYNRITE, from the coding sequence ATGAAAACAAGAATTCCACTGCTTTTAGTAATGCTCATTTGCACGCAGTTACACAGCCAAAAACCAAGAGCAAGAGATTTAGGTATTCCTTTTGTGGGAAGTACAGGAAAGTTTAATGCCATTACCGATGTAGAAGGTGTAGAAGTTGGATACAGCACAATCATTTCTGGCGAAGGCGAAAACATTTTAGGCAAGGGCCCAATACGAACTGGGGTTACGGCAATTTTTCCTAGAGGGAAAGCCAAAAAATTCAATCCGGTTTATGCCAACTGGTATAGCCTTAATGGTAACGGAGAAATGACCGGAACAACATGGGTTACCGAATCTGGGTTTTTAGAAACCCCTATTATGATAACAAACACCAATAGTGTTGGTGAGGTTAGGCAGGCTGTACTAAAATGGTTTGTTGATACAGATTGGTACAATGGCGAAAGCTGGTGGTACACCTATCCAGTGGTAGCCGAAACCTATGATGGATTTTTGAATGATATTTATGGGTTTCATGTAAAAGAAGAACATGTTTTAGAGGCCATTGAAAATTCTTCAAGTGGTAAAATAGCTGAAGGTAATGTTGGCGGCGGAACGGGCATGATGTGCTTAGGCTTCAAAGGAGGAACGGGAACCGCTTCAAGAGTTTTTAAAATTAAGGACTCAACATATACTGTTGGCGCCATAGTGCAATCCAATTTCGGAGCTAAACGAAACTTATCAATAGCTGGTGTTCCGGTTGGAATTGAATTAAAGGACACTTTAAATTACGAATATAAATCACCTCCAAAATCAAGACGCCAGGAAGGAGACGGTTCCATTATCGTTATAGTTGCAACAGATGTTCCATTATTACCCCATCAGTTAAAAAGGGTTTCCCAAAGAATACCTTTAGGTGTGGGTATTGTTGGCGGCCGAGGAAGTAATGGCTCTGGAGATATTTTTTTAGCGTTTTCAACAGCAAATGAAGAAGCATTTAATCGTAATGAAATGACAACCGTACAAACCATGTCAAACGATTTACTAATGCCTGTTTTTGAAGCAACAGTTCAAGCAGTTGAAGAAGCCATAATAAATGCCATGGTAGCTGCAGAAACTATGATAGGGATTAATGGGAATAAAGCATACGCCATTCCACACAATCTACTTATTGAAACTTTAAAGAAATACAATCGGATAACAGAATAA
- a CDS encoding VOC family protein translates to MKIKALKIYTQNFSKQIDFYSNIIGLNLIEKSENQAIFKIGKSNLEIVKSNTFQPYHFAINIP, encoded by the coding sequence ATGAAAATTAAAGCACTCAAAATATACACTCAAAATTTTTCAAAACAGATTGATTTTTATTCGAACATCATTGGATTAAACTTGATTGAAAAGTCAGAAAACCAAGCAATTTTCAAAATAGGAAAATCAAATCTTGAAATTGTAAAAAGCAATACGTTTCAGCCTTACCACTTTGCAATAAACATTCCTTGA
- a CDS encoding potassium channel family protein: MFSFFLNVYRFAKIIFKGIKEDSEFRFLFLFVIFLLIGSTLFYYQYENWLVIDALYFSVMTMSTVGYGDFVPNTVTSKIFTIIFTFLSIGAFVALTANMIQLSIDNSHKKVWKRNKSKKQ; encoded by the coding sequence ATGTTCTCATTTTTCTTAAATGTATATCGATTTGCCAAAATTATTTTTAAAGGCATCAAAGAAGATTCAGAATTTCGATTTTTATTTCTATTTGTTATTTTCCTGCTAATCGGTTCAACTCTTTTCTATTACCAATATGAAAATTGGCTTGTTATAGACGCTTTATATTTTTCAGTCATGACGATGTCTACTGTTGGTTATGGCGATTTTGTTCCCAATACCGTTACCAGTAAAATATTCACTATTATTTTTACCTTCTTATCTATAGGCGCCTTTGTTGCTTTAACTGCCAATATGATACAGCTAAGCATTGATAACAGTCATAAAAAAGTTTGGAAAAGAAATAAATCGAAAAAACAATAA
- the corA gene encoding magnesium/cobalt transporter CorA has product MAKTRRHTSKKVIGQVPGSIIYTGQKDSQKLFIESFDYNKEQCVEKVLHDVEECFSFEEGTITWININGLNHVNEIERIGEHYELHPLVLEDIVNISQRPKIDEYNEYLFVVLKMLYYDANENIVSEQVSFVLGPDYVLTFQEAEGDVLDSVRERIRHAKGRVRSMGADYLLYALIDAITDHYFSVIEILGDKIEDFETSIFSGDVDDDISQNIQNLKREILRVRRAIFPLRDIINRIEKNENSLIHKKTITYYKDVYDHLIQVTENIDIYREMIWSLMDMYMTSISNKMNEVMKVLTIMASIFIPLTFIAGIYGMNFEYIPELRYKYSYFILWGIMILLFIAMLIYFKRKKWL; this is encoded by the coding sequence ATGGCAAAAACCAGGCGACATACCTCAAAAAAAGTTATCGGTCAAGTTCCGGGAAGTATTATTTATACGGGCCAAAAAGATTCACAAAAGCTATTTATTGAATCGTTTGATTACAACAAAGAACAATGCGTTGAAAAAGTGCTGCACGATGTAGAAGAATGCTTTAGCTTTGAAGAAGGCACCATCACCTGGATTAATATAAACGGACTAAACCACGTTAATGAGATAGAGAGAATAGGCGAACATTACGAACTGCACCCCTTGGTGTTGGAGGATATCGTAAACATTTCGCAGCGCCCCAAAATTGATGAATACAACGAGTATCTGTTTGTGGTGCTAAAAATGCTTTATTATGACGCCAACGAAAACATTGTTTCAGAACAGGTCAGTTTTGTGCTGGGCCCCGATTATGTACTAACTTTTCAAGAAGCCGAAGGCGATGTACTCGATAGTGTTAGGGAACGCATAAGGCATGCCAAAGGACGCGTACGCAGCATGGGCGCCGATTATTTGCTCTATGCTTTAATTGATGCGATAACAGACCATTATTTTAGTGTTATTGAAATACTTGGCGACAAAATTGAAGATTTTGAAACCTCCATTTTTTCAGGCGATGTAGATGATGACATTAGCCAGAACATACAAAACTTAAAACGTGAAATATTACGTGTTAGACGTGCTATTTTTCCGCTGCGCGACATTATAAACCGCATTGAAAAAAACGAAAATAGCCTGATACACAAAAAAACGATAACCTATTACAAAGATGTTTACGATCATTTAATACAGGTTACAGAGAATATTGATATTTACCGTGAAATGATCTGGAGTTTAATGGACATGTACATGACATCCATTAGCAACAAAATGAACGAAGTAATGAAAGTACTTACCATTATGGCTTCTATTTTTATCCCCTTAACCTTTATTGCTGGCATTTACGGTATGAATTTCGAATATATACCTGAACTTCGGTACAAGTACAGTTATTTTATACTTTGGGGCATTATGATCTTACTTTTTATTGCCATGCTTATTTATTTTAAGCGGAAAAAGTGGTTGTAA
- a CDS encoding mechanosensitive ion channel family protein: MFIEFLKSYQNEVIISAIILLSLFVIRYVVHFTITKVARKNGINDARIRLIRRYITVTFLLIALLLESFVFGTEFKEIAVVFSSVFAVIGIGLFAIWSILSNVTSGIIMFFNFPYKVGDKIEIHDKDFPIMAIIEDIRAFQLLLRLDNGDLVTYPNNLMLQKAVTLIQKDAIADDLSDDGSATV, encoded by the coding sequence ATGTTTATAGAATTTTTAAAAAGTTACCAAAATGAAGTAATAATCAGCGCCATTATTCTGTTGTCTCTTTTTGTCATTAGATATGTCGTTCATTTTACCATAACCAAAGTAGCGCGAAAAAATGGTATAAACGATGCTAGAATCAGGCTTATTAGAAGATACATTACCGTTACCTTCCTCTTAATAGCTTTACTTTTGGAGTCGTTTGTGTTTGGTACCGAGTTTAAGGAAATAGCCGTTGTTTTTTCATCGGTATTTGCGGTTATAGGTATTGGGCTTTTCGCCATTTGGTCTATTTTAAGTAATGTGACCTCGGGCATTATCATGTTTTTTAATTTTCCTTATAAGGTTGGTGACAAAATAGAGATTCACGATAAAGACTTCCCTATTATGGCCATTATTGAAGATATTAGAGCGTTTCAACTGCTATTACGATTAGATAACGGCGATCTGGTTACCTATCCCAACAACCTTATGTTACAAAAGGCGGTAACGCTCATACAAAAAGATGCTATTGCCGACGACCTATCCGACGACGGTTCGGCTACCGTTTAA
- a CDS encoding septum formation inhibitor Maf, with translation MISKVQISVWISLFVFLASCKKENQKAIAHKWETDFKVVQPFKNTQLPETFKKYWYSGEAEISSYKLEQARYGEIRQGTAVLVYVTEDFLPELQVKANNQNANNISVLKLNATKNFNTGIYPYSIMQSTFYPVANNQHALKASSSIQEWCGHVYAQINNRQNFEIMSHSYFQNEADQEFELSKAILENELWVQLRINPKSLPEGELNIIPSLEFTRLKHIPIKAYKAQVSLTKNEYTINYPDLNRTLTIHFNPNFPYDILSWEETFKSDFGASAKVLTTKATKLKTIKSAYWKKNKNKDDVFRETLRLN, from the coding sequence ATGATTTCAAAAGTTCAAATTTCAGTTTGGATTTCCCTATTTGTTTTTCTGGCTTCCTGTAAAAAAGAAAACCAAAAAGCAATTGCCCACAAATGGGAAACAGATTTTAAAGTGGTACAACCTTTTAAAAACACTCAACTTCCCGAAACTTTTAAAAAATATTGGTATTCTGGAGAGGCAGAAATATCGTCGTACAAATTGGAACAAGCCCGTTATGGAGAAATTCGCCAGGGAACCGCTGTTTTAGTTTATGTAACCGAAGATTTTTTGCCAGAGCTACAAGTTAAGGCCAACAACCAAAACGCCAATAATATTTCTGTTTTAAAGCTAAACGCCACCAAAAACTTTAATACAGGCATTTACCCCTACTCCATTATGCAGAGTACATTTTATCCGGTAGCCAATAACCAGCATGCGCTAAAGGCATCGAGCTCAATACAAGAATGGTGCGGCCATGTTTATGCTCAGATCAATAACCGCCAAAACTTTGAAATTATGTCGCATTCATACTTTCAAAATGAAGCCGATCAAGAATTTGAATTAAGTAAAGCCATATTAGAAAACGAGCTTTGGGTGCAACTGCGCATAAATCCGAAATCGCTACCGGAGGGTGAATTAAATATTATTCCTTCGTTAGAGTTTACAAGGCTAAAGCACATTCCCATAAAAGCTTATAAGGCCCAAGTTAGCCTAACGAAAAACGAATATACTATTAATTATCCCGATTTAAACAGGACATTAACCATTCATTTTAATCCCAATTTTCCGTATGACATTTTAAGCTGGGAAGAAACTTTTAAAAGCGATTTTGGAGCATCGGCAAAGGTTTTAACTACCAAGGCCACTAAACTTAAAACCATAAAATCGGCTTACTGGAAAAAGAATAAAAACAAAGATGATGTTTTTAGGGAAACCTTGCGTTTAAATTAA
- a CDS encoding Maf-like protein, translating to MLRKKLKNHHIILASGSPRRQEFFKNLGLNFEIRLKPVKEEYPPRLTHFEISNYLAQLKALQFKDELQNNDILITSDTIVWHNNKALGKPQSDAEAFRILKSLSNSTHEVITSVCFTTSTFEKTIHDITKVTFRALTDEEISHYIKTYKPFDKAGGYGIQEWIGQIGVTKLEGSYYNVMGLPVHLVYKTLMTIANQ from the coding sequence ATGCTAAGAAAGAAACTGAAAAACCACCATATTATTTTGGCCTCGGGCTCCCCCCGGCGACAGGAATTTTTTAAAAATTTAGGACTGAATTTTGAAATCCGATTAAAACCCGTTAAGGAAGAATATCCACCGCGACTCACTCATTTTGAAATCAGTAATTATTTGGCTCAACTGAAAGCTCTTCAATTTAAGGATGAATTGCAGAACAACGACATTTTAATTACCAGCGACACCATAGTTTGGCATAACAACAAAGCCTTAGGCAAGCCTCAAAGCGATGCTGAAGCCTTCCGTATTTTAAAATCGTTGAGCAATTCAACCCACGAGGTGATCACTTCGGTTTGTTTTACCACATCCACTTTTGAAAAAACCATACACGATATTACCAAAGTAACCTTTAGGGCATTAACAGATGAAGAAATTTCCCATTACATAAAAACCTACAAACCTTTTGATAAAGCTGGGGGTTACGGTATACAGGAATGGATTGGACAAATTGGCGTTACCAAACTAGAAGGATCATACTATAATGTTATGGGCCTGCCCGTACACCTTGTTTACAAAACGTTAATGACTATTGCGAATCAATAA